A window of the Chitinispirillum alkaliphilum genome harbors these coding sequences:
- a CDS encoding gliding motility protein MglA, whose product MASINYAAREISVKVVYYGPGLSGKTTNLQIIHQKVPKEHKSELVSLATEADRTLFFDFLPLDLGKIKGFSTKFQLYTVPGQVYYNATRKLVLRGVDGVVFVADSGIDKLQENIESFQNLEDNLKEYGYQRENIPIIIQYNKRDLPNAMSIEQLQEQFNKYNHPWGEAVASKGIGVFDTLKQVGKIVIDFLNQKYARPRRNRPAAQQSQPAAQQSQQSQQSQQSQQSQQSQQSQQSQQSQPAAQQSQPAAQQSQSAAQQSQPAAQQSQSAAQQSKPAAQQSKPEDQQFQPGNQQFQPGNQQFQPGNQQFQPGNQQFQPGNQQFQPGNQQFQPGNQQFQPGNQQFQPGNQQFQPGNQQFQPGNQQFQPGNQQFQPGNQQFQPGNQQFQPGNQQPEQPTPQEFQTENQKFQNDIDLYSLDQKKSNTPTQPPEDRNTNIPEQMPGLESHNLGASIPPPGDSGNSEDQSTFEISSDYESISFEPMVHNVQDSTSEAPSNPFDNPEPEPEPTPTELSSKTDLDLEIEKYQREIEEKQRKMRSSQGTQAQQQNPNIPVAEPKQQQPSVHEGEEEFDIELTQTSQPNPEQRNPQMLSDETEDEFYFTSVNKDRHRRKHVKKPINPKNSKKPKGLFSKLFNKG is encoded by the coding sequence ATGGCCTCCATAAATTATGCTGCCCGGGAAATTAGCGTCAAAGTTGTATACTATGGACCAGGCTTAAGCGGTAAAACCACTAACCTTCAGATTATTCACCAAAAAGTTCCCAAAGAACACAAGAGTGAACTGGTGTCCCTCGCCACTGAAGCGGACAGAACTCTGTTCTTTGATTTCTTGCCACTGGATTTGGGGAAAATAAAAGGTTTTTCAACCAAATTCCAGCTCTACACTGTGCCGGGGCAGGTGTACTATAACGCCACCAGAAAACTGGTACTGAGAGGGGTCGATGGTGTTGTTTTCGTTGCAGACAGCGGTATAGACAAACTACAGGAAAACATTGAAAGTTTCCAAAATCTTGAAGATAACCTTAAAGAATATGGATACCAAAGAGAAAATATTCCGATTATAATTCAGTACAACAAACGAGATCTCCCCAATGCAATGTCCATAGAACAATTGCAGGAACAATTTAACAAATACAACCATCCCTGGGGCGAAGCCGTTGCAAGTAAGGGAATAGGTGTCTTTGATACTCTTAAACAGGTTGGCAAAATTGTAATCGATTTTCTGAATCAAAAATACGCCAGACCCAGAAGAAACAGACCCGCGGCTCAGCAATCTCAGCCCGCAGCTCAGCAATCTCAGCAATCTCAGCAATCTCAGCAATCTCAGCAATCTCAGCAATCTCAGCAATCTCAGCAATCTCAGCAATCTCAGCCCGCAGCTCAGCAATCTCAGCCCGCAGCTCAGCAATCTCAGTCCGCGGCTCAGCAATCTCAGCCCGCGGCTCAGCAATCTCAGTCCGCGGCTCAGCAATCTAAGCCCGCGGCTCAGCAATCTAAGCCTGAGGATCAGCAGTTTCAGCCCGGAAATCAGCAGTTCCAGCCCGGAAATCAGCAGTTTCAGCCCGGAAATCAGCAGTTCCAGCCCGGAAATCAGCAGTTCCAGCCCGGAAATCAGCAGTTCCAGCCCGGAAATCAGCAGTTCCAGCCCGGAAATCAGCAGTTCCAGCCCGGAAATCAGCAGTTCCAGCCCGGAAATCAGCAGTTCCAGCCCGGAAATCAGCAGTTTCAACCCGGAAATCAGCAGTTTCAACCCGGAAATCAGCAGTTTCAACCCGGAAATCAGCAGTTTCAACCCGGAAATCAGCAGTTTCAACCCGGAAATCAGCAGCCGGAACAGCCAACGCCACAAGAATTTCAAACTGAAAATCAGAAGTTTCAAAATGATATTGATCTCTACTCATTAGACCAGAAAAAATCAAATACACCAACTCAACCACCAGAAGATCGAAATACCAACATACCGGAGCAGATGCCTGGTTTAGAGAGTCACAATCTGGGAGCAAGTATCCCTCCTCCCGGTGATAGTGGAAATTCTGAGGATCAAAGTACATTTGAAATATCCAGTGACTATGAATCTATCAGTTTCGAACCTATGGTACACAATGTTCAGGATTCAACTTCAGAGGCTCCATCCAACCCTTTTGACAACCCAGAACCAGAACCTGAACCAACTCCAACAGAACTCAGCAGTAAAACCGATCTTGATTTAGAGATTGAAAAATACCAGAGGGAAATCGAAGAAAAACAGCGCAAAATGAGAAGCTCTCAGGGGACGCAAGCACAACAACAAAACCCGAATATTCCTGTCGCGGAGCCTAAACAACAACAACCTTCTGTTCACGAGGGAGAAGAGGAGTTTGATATCGAGCTAACCCAAACTTCCCAGCCTAACCCTGAACAAAGAAATCCACAAATGCTTTCAGATGAAACTGAAGATGAGTTTTATTTTACCAGTGTAAACAAGGACCGACACCGTCGCAAGCATGTAAAGAAACCGATTAACCCCAAAAACAGCAAAAAGCCCAAAGGGTTATTTTCTAAACTTTTTAACAAAGGTTAA
- a CDS encoding outer membrane protein — translation MDLLIRLPLKYYLFISSLLFFFSFSNPSANYSSDTLIVNPTGRISLSGTINKPYHSTLRNLRAEGLSQRKVIINNALDSLGYLDSEWIEASETQAYYLIPGNRYTVTEIKLSADTSLIKRGDIPAIPRPYDMGEINKFISRISSRFAQNGYPFSRVITSIEKLGENNLSIEIEIDSDMKTLFAPPLIYGEVQRSKLYIRDIGFEQGELFDIRRVDRAAARLRNRSYVSSVEINAPVIIEGLEQGNDSTYFAAVPFMITERSGMNLEGALGFESGGSQTGIRGRFDLSLINIFHRGESAQLQYFGDKSWQRLLVGIKMPWIFNTSFTGGAEFGLEIEELGYGQLWGDLSLKTEIAGSMNLGVVLRGSEVVPGDEGSSWTFFGADLVLSLFTEPYQMGVLGKEFSIKTGSGFARRERMYSRSKMELSGGIHMPLYHRHAVVGRLFTKNIFTDEQELAPAELFRIGGNESVRGYSENEFVFRSLIYTQLEYLLYLNPETSVYFFIDAGSGFRESGLFDFSNRIDLLGYGAGLRFPFRIGSATIEWARNMQDQRSAGRVHVGLQNRF, via the coding sequence ATGGATCTGTTAATCAGATTACCCTTGAAATACTATCTGTTTATATCATCTCTGCTCTTTTTTTTCTCATTTTCAAATCCATCAGCAAACTACTCTTCTGACACCTTAATTGTTAATCCTACCGGTAGAATCTCTCTTTCAGGTACAATAAACAAACCCTACCACAGCACGCTTAGAAACCTGAGGGCAGAGGGACTTTCTCAGCGTAAAGTGATCATTAATAATGCACTCGACTCACTTGGCTATCTCGACAGTGAGTGGATAGAGGCTTCTGAGACGCAGGCCTATTACCTGATCCCTGGAAACCGATACACCGTAACTGAAATAAAACTTTCTGCTGATACATCTTTGATCAAGCGGGGAGATATCCCCGCTATTCCAAGACCCTACGATATGGGAGAGATAAATAAATTCATCTCCCGGATCAGTTCAAGGTTCGCTCAGAACGGTTATCCATTCTCCAGAGTTATCACCTCAATTGAGAAGCTTGGTGAGAATAATCTGTCGATCGAAATTGAAATCGATTCCGACATGAAGACTCTGTTTGCTCCGCCCCTGATCTATGGTGAAGTGCAGAGAAGTAAGCTGTACATCCGTGATATAGGCTTTGAGCAGGGGGAACTGTTTGATATAAGGAGAGTTGACCGTGCTGCAGCCAGACTGAGAAACCGAAGCTATGTCTCTTCAGTTGAAATAAATGCTCCGGTTATAATAGAGGGACTTGAGCAGGGGAATGATTCAACTTATTTTGCAGCTGTACCCTTTATGATAACAGAACGATCTGGTATGAATCTTGAGGGTGCGCTCGGCTTTGAATCCGGTGGATCACAAACGGGCATTCGCGGTCGTTTTGATTTGTCCCTGATTAATATTTTTCACCGCGGTGAGTCGGCACAGCTTCAATATTTCGGTGATAAAAGCTGGCAGCGGCTGCTTGTGGGCATAAAGATGCCCTGGATATTTAACACCTCTTTTACCGGTGGTGCGGAGTTTGGGCTTGAAATAGAAGAGCTTGGGTATGGTCAGCTGTGGGGGGATTTGTCGCTTAAGACTGAGATTGCAGGCAGCATGAATCTCGGAGTCGTACTCAGAGGTTCGGAAGTGGTGCCAGGGGATGAAGGCAGCTCATGGACATTTTTTGGAGCGGATTTGGTTTTGAGCCTGTTCACAGAACCATATCAGATGGGGGTTTTGGGGAAAGAATTTTCGATTAAAACTGGTAGCGGATTTGCAAGGAGGGAAAGAATGTACTCCAGAAGCAAAATGGAGCTCTCCGGTGGGATCCATATGCCGCTATACCACAGACACGCAGTTGTGGGCAGGTTGTTTACGAAAAATATCTTTACCGACGAACAGGAGTTGGCCCCTGCAGAGCTTTTTCGCATTGGGGGTAATGAGTCGGTTCGGGGGTACTCTGAGAATGAGTTTGTTTTCAGGTCCCTGATTTATACACAACTGGAGTACCTTCTCTACCTGAACCCAGAAACTTCTGTCTATTTTTTCATTGATGCCGGTTCAGGGTTCAGGGAGTCTGGGTTATTTGATTTCAGCAACAGGATCGATCTTTTGGGATATGGTGCGGGGCTGAGATTTCCTTTCAGAATCGGAAGTGCCACTATTGAGTGGGCCAGGAATATGCAGGACCAACGCAGTGCTGGGAGGGTTCATGTCGGACTTCAAAACAGGTTTTAG
- a CDS encoding thiamine biosynthesis protein ThiC, with translation MRITSVSENVQIHSQAHPLAITPITCKYCSFLPGNDLFLYYFHDTSVVFSSEIVSVLYHPPFKWSIFIIMTRVEQAKTGIITDEMKIAASKEGLSPQKLQQSMADGSIVLIKNRLRSIDPLAIGTDTRIKINANIGTSSSMSDICEELKKMQLSVKHGADAIMDLSTAGDLTTIRKRLLKECPLVIGTVPIYEMAVVAQQKKKPFLDLTADEMFEVIEEHCEQGVDFLTLHCGITRQTVSRFKEVKRLAGATSRGGTIIMEWIHHNKKENPLYDQYDRLLEICSKHDVALSLGDGFRPGAIYDATDRVQIEELIVLGELVKKARERNIGVFVEGPGHVPLNQIATNIQIQKTLCNNAPFYVLGPLVTDLSPGYDHISAAIGGAVAGMSGADFLCYVTPAEHLRLPSLDDVREGVIASRIAAHAADIARGLPDAIEKDHELSRAKIDLNWDKMISLCIDPEKAAAYRKSLPPSDESLCSMCGEFCAIKKSKSVQS, from the coding sequence TTGAGAATTACTTCCGTTTCTGAGAATGTTCAAATCCACTCCCAGGCCCATCCTTTGGCAATTACCCCCATCACCTGCAAATATTGTTCTTTTTTGCCCGGCAATGATCTATTTTTATACTACTTCCATGATACTTCCGTTGTGTTTTCTTCGGAAATTGTTTCTGTTCTCTATCACCCCCCTTTTAAATGGAGCATTTTTATAATTATGACAAGGGTTGAACAAGCTAAAACCGGTATTATTACAGATGAAATGAAAATTGCAGCCTCAAAGGAGGGCCTCTCTCCCCAGAAACTTCAGCAGAGCATGGCCGATGGAAGCATAGTCCTCATAAAAAACCGACTAAGATCTATTGACCCTCTGGCTATAGGTACTGATACGAGAATCAAAATAAATGCCAATATCGGCACCTCATCCTCCATGAGTGATATTTGCGAGGAACTCAAAAAAATGCAGCTCTCGGTCAAACATGGTGCAGACGCAATCATGGACCTCTCGACTGCTGGTGACCTGACGACCATAAGAAAGAGACTCCTCAAGGAGTGCCCGCTTGTGATTGGAACTGTCCCAATCTACGAGATGGCTGTTGTGGCTCAGCAGAAGAAAAAACCCTTTCTTGACCTCACCGCCGATGAAATGTTTGAGGTGATAGAGGAACACTGTGAACAGGGAGTCGATTTTCTTACCCTGCACTGCGGAATTACACGCCAGACTGTTTCCAGATTCAAAGAGGTAAAACGCCTGGCAGGAGCTACCAGCCGTGGGGGTACAATAATTATGGAATGGATCCACCATAACAAAAAAGAAAACCCCCTTTATGATCAGTATGACCGCCTTCTTGAAATCTGCTCAAAACATGATGTGGCACTGAGCCTTGGAGATGGATTCAGACCCGGAGCAATATACGATGCTACCGACAGGGTTCAAATCGAAGAGCTTATAGTTCTCGGTGAACTGGTGAAAAAAGCGAGGGAGAGAAATATAGGTGTGTTTGTTGAGGGGCCCGGACACGTTCCTCTCAATCAGATTGCAACCAACATTCAGATTCAGAAAACACTCTGTAATAATGCCCCGTTCTATGTATTAGGCCCCCTTGTCACAGATTTATCCCCTGGCTATGATCACATCTCCGCTGCAATCGGAGGAGCTGTTGCAGGGATGTCGGGAGCTGATTTTCTCTGCTATGTAACTCCGGCCGAGCATCTTCGCCTGCCTTCCCTCGATGATGTTCGGGAGGGAGTCATCGCTTCAAGAATCGCCGCACACGCAGCGGATATTGCACGGGGTCTGCCAGATGCCATTGAAAAGGATCATGAGTTGTCGAGGGCAAAAATCGACCTTAACTGGGATAAGATGATATCCCTGTGCATTGATCCAGAAAAAGCAGCCGCATACAGAAAATCACTGCCCCCAAGTGATGAATCACTTTGCAGTATGTGCGGAGAGTTCTGTGCCATAAAGAAATCCAAATCAGTACAGAGCTGA
- a CDS encoding alpha-amylase has translation MTGDNKKYVVIHGHFYQPPRENPWLDVIEKQESAAPYPNWNECIYDQCYRPNAYSRLLDNKGMISEIHNNYEKMSFNFGPTLFSWLERYHPVTLERIVLADKQSREEYDGHGNAVAQVFNHIIMPLASRRDQLTQIRWAKHHFRRSFKRDPEGIWLAETAINMQTVRCLIEENIKFVILSPNQAEKFRPMGDKNWSMVSQVGIDTRRPYRIFPKSDSGAQLEGYLDIFFFDEGLSKEISFNNLLTDANILGNRINSCYDNSADSQLVTIATDGETFGHHKAFGDMCLAYFFKHVAPQLGIQPVNFAYYRTIKPPEYEVSLKNSSGEGTAWSCAHGVGRWTRDCGCKTGGEDFWRQTWRKPLRDALNYLQNEIDLHYESVLSSIMDRPWDLRDAYVETMNEDSDKIFKAFIEDNFGSERLHEDKLREVRRLLEAQKYLLFSYTSCGWFFSDISGIETIQNMAYACRAIQLGLTEDKKESVLEKFLNMLEEAPSNIPNANGRTIFERHILPFFHHERLLAFAASVQQVIANEEKQTQYKSSYTIRTSSVKSISNDNARYEITSVELDNSMSGERSAWSVLLSYNDEDDLRGWIIPAECSVGSSNPDDWMSHEEAKSFSLHETFYTCREELFESFQSKMISDTYERFENWYSKNISHMQFLSKLDLNIPSYILAPMGFVFQNKWNSLIEELKIFGKEEEVFSQLLQLHNLIHRYDADVDFKQTAGILQQIIVDELVSLRDSLTAEKCNRLRCLLNVVDKFSVPVEKNKLEDIFSLFLSGPVTELYNYSVRQNPQDSDARKLLENVLSFANRMNFSTERFRL, from the coding sequence ATGACTGGAGATAATAAAAAGTATGTGGTAATTCATGGCCATTTTTATCAGCCACCGAGGGAAAATCCCTGGTTGGATGTAATCGAAAAACAAGAATCTGCAGCACCGTATCCCAATTGGAATGAGTGCATATACGATCAGTGCTACAGGCCAAACGCATATTCCCGTCTTCTTGACAACAAGGGTATGATCAGCGAAATTCACAACAACTATGAAAAAATGAGTTTTAATTTTGGTCCGACACTTTTTTCCTGGCTGGAGAGATACCATCCTGTTACTCTGGAGAGGATAGTACTGGCCGATAAACAGAGCAGGGAAGAGTACGATGGGCATGGTAATGCTGTTGCTCAGGTGTTCAATCATATAATTATGCCCCTTGCTTCCAGAAGGGATCAGCTGACACAGATCAGATGGGCAAAACATCATTTCAGGCGTTCATTTAAGCGGGATCCCGAAGGAATCTGGCTTGCTGAAACTGCTATTAATATGCAGACCGTACGGTGTCTGATTGAGGAGAATATAAAATTTGTCATTCTCTCACCCAATCAGGCTGAGAAATTCAGACCTATGGGGGATAAGAACTGGAGCATGGTCTCGCAGGTTGGTATAGACACAAGACGACCCTACAGAATTTTTCCCAAGTCTGATTCCGGGGCTCAGTTAGAAGGATATCTGGATATATTCTTTTTTGATGAAGGCTTGTCAAAAGAGATAAGTTTCAATAATCTGCTTACCGATGCCAATATACTTGGTAACAGAATTAACTCCTGTTACGATAACTCTGCAGATTCTCAGCTGGTTACTATAGCCACAGATGGAGAAACCTTTGGTCATCACAAGGCCTTTGGAGATATGTGTCTTGCCTATTTCTTTAAACATGTTGCACCACAACTTGGTATTCAACCTGTGAATTTTGCCTACTATCGCACAATCAAACCACCAGAATACGAGGTAAGTCTTAAAAACTCGTCGGGTGAGGGAACAGCATGGAGTTGTGCACATGGAGTTGGCAGATGGACAAGGGATTGTGGGTGTAAAACCGGGGGTGAGGATTTCTGGCGTCAAACCTGGCGCAAACCTCTCAGGGATGCATTGAATTATCTGCAAAACGAGATTGATTTACATTACGAGTCAGTGCTTTCTTCAATTATGGATAGACCATGGGATTTGCGTGATGCGTATGTGGAAACAATGAACGAAGATTCTGATAAGATCTTTAAAGCATTCATAGAAGATAATTTCGGATCAGAAAGATTGCATGAGGATAAACTCAGAGAGGTCAGGAGGCTGCTTGAAGCTCAAAAATATCTCCTGTTCTCCTATACCTCTTGTGGATGGTTCTTCTCAGATATCAGCGGTATAGAAACCATACAGAACATGGCTTATGCCTGCAGAGCAATTCAGCTTGGTCTTACAGAAGATAAAAAGGAGTCTGTGTTAGAAAAGTTTTTGAATATGCTGGAAGAGGCTCCTTCAAATATTCCAAATGCAAATGGCAGAACAATTTTCGAACGCCACATTCTACCTTTCTTCCATCATGAAAGACTTCTTGCCTTTGCCGCTTCTGTGCAGCAGGTTATCGCTAATGAGGAAAAACAAACCCAGTACAAATCATCATACACCATCCGCACAAGCTCAGTCAAATCGATCTCCAACGATAATGCCAGATATGAGATAACGTCTGTAGAGCTTGATAATTCAATGAGTGGTGAAAGAAGTGCCTGGTCAGTTCTTCTTTCCTATAATGATGAGGATGATTTGAGAGGCTGGATCATTCCCGCAGAGTGTTCAGTGGGATCTTCCAACCCCGATGACTGGATGTCTCACGAAGAAGCAAAGTCCTTCAGTCTTCATGAAACTTTCTACACCTGCAGGGAGGAGCTCTTTGAATCTTTTCAGAGTAAAATGATCTCAGACACATATGAAAGATTTGAAAACTGGTATAGCAAAAATATCAGCCATATGCAGTTTCTCTCAAAACTGGACCTGAATATACCTTCATACATTTTGGCTCCTATGGGATTTGTATTTCAGAATAAGTGGAACAGCCTCATAGAAGAGCTCAAAATCTTCGGTAAGGAAGAGGAGGTCTTCTCTCAGCTCCTCCAGCTACACAATTTGATACACAGATACGATGCTGATGTTGATTTCAAGCAAACGGCTGGTATTTTACAGCAAATAATTGTGGATGAGTTGGTAAGTCTGAGAGATTCCCTTACTGCTGAAAAATGTAATCGCTTGAGATGTTTGCTCAACGTTGTGGATAAATTTTCTGTTCCGGTCGAAAAGAATAAGCTTGAAGACATATTTTCTCTTTTCCTGAGCGGTCCGGTAACAGAACTTTACAATTACAGTGTCCGTCAGAATCCTCAGGACAGTGATGCCAGAAAGTTGCTTGAAAATGTTCTGAGTTTTGCAAATAGAATGAACTTCAGTACTGAGAGGTTCAGGCTATAA
- a CDS encoding dynein regulation protein LC7, giving the protein MQDMIIFPEDMDLLNITLEPLVHKAELLLAALINKDGRLLTYRGDQISADIVSLAALIAGNSASTLAIAHLLGENEFDAMYHHGKEKHIYVTNIDTHTFMALVFDSRTNIDRVKVFVRQHEKPIKAALTKVYNKTQPNQDLNLNNLVNTSQNSVNKGDEAAQNPESNSENVMYFEAPVTQPDSPK; this is encoded by the coding sequence ATGCAGGATATGATAATATTTCCTGAAGATATGGATCTTCTGAACATAACGCTTGAACCCTTGGTTCACAAGGCTGAACTGTTACTTGCTGCACTCATTAACAAAGATGGTCGCCTGCTGACCTATCGGGGGGATCAGATTTCTGCGGATATTGTATCACTTGCAGCCCTGATTGCTGGTAACAGTGCATCCACTCTTGCCATAGCACACCTTCTGGGAGAAAATGAATTCGATGCAATGTACCATCATGGGAAAGAGAAACATATCTATGTAACAAATATAGATACTCATACCTTCATGGCTCTGGTTTTCGACAGCAGAACCAATATAGACCGGGTAAAGGTGTTTGTGCGACAGCATGAAAAACCAATTAAAGCAGCTCTGACTAAAGTTTATAATAAGACTCAACCGAACCAGGACCTGAATCTGAACAATCTTGTCAACACCAGCCAGAATTCAGTAAACAAAGGTGATGAAGCTGCGCAGAATCCGGAGAGCAATTCTGAAAATGTAATGTACTTTGAAGCTCCGGTAACCCAACCAGACAGCCCTAAATAA
- a CDS encoding transcriptional regulator, TraR/DksA family, whose protein sequence is MKKFTKKQLEHFKDKLHAEKQKVLEEMDELQQSNLKQSISDASGENSRYSYHLGDVASISYGREFSMGLAERQQKYLEQIEDALQRIEDGTYGICKVTGELIAVERLEEVPVAKYSVKGKEIMERKKRQGGL, encoded by the coding sequence ATGAAAAAGTTTACTAAAAAACAGCTTGAACATTTCAAAGACAAGCTCCATGCTGAAAAACAGAAAGTTCTGGAAGAGATGGATGAGCTTCAGCAAAGTAACCTCAAACAGTCCATTTCTGATGCTTCAGGAGAAAATTCAAGATACAGCTATCACCTCGGAGATGTTGCCTCTATATCCTATGGCCGTGAATTCTCTATGGGACTGGCTGAAAGACAACAGAAATATCTTGAACAGATCGAGGATGCTTTGCAGAGAATCGAGGATGGTACCTATGGTATCTGCAAAGTTACAGGAGAACTTATCGCTGTGGAACGCCTGGAAGAGGTTCCTGTAGCAAAATATTCGGTTAAGGGAAAAGAGATCATGGAGAGGAAAAAACGCCAGGGCGGCCTCTAA